The Streptococcus mitis genomic sequence ACAATGTCTAAAAAATTAACATTTCAAGAAATTATTTTGACTTTGCAACAATTTTGGAATGACCAAGGTTGTATGCTTATGCAGGCTTATGATAATGAAAAAGGTGCGGGGACAATGAGTCCTTACACTTTCCTTCGTGCTATCGGACCTGAGCCATGGAATGCAGCGTATGCAGAGCCATCACGTCGTCCTGCTGACGGTCGTTACGGAGAAAATCCTAACCGTCTTTACCAACACCACCAATTCCAAGTGGTTATGAAGCCTTCTCCATCAAACATCCAAGAACTTTACCTTGAGTCTTTGGAAAAATTGGGAATCAATCCTTTGGAACACGATATTCGTTTTGTTGAGGATAACTGGGAAAACCCATCAACTGGTTCAGCTGGTCTTGGTTGGGAAGTTTGGCTTGATGGAATGGAAATCACTCAATTTACTTATTTCCAACAAGTTGGTGGATTGGCAACTGGCCCTGTGACTGCGGAAGTGACCTATGGTTTGGAACGCTTAGCTTCTTACATTCAAGAAGTAGATTCTGTCTATGATATTGAGTGGGCTGATGGTGTAAAATACGGAGAAATCTTTATCCAGCCTGAGTACGAGCATTCAAAATATTCATTTGAAATTTCGGACCAAGAAATGTTGCTTGAAAACTTTGATAAGTTTGAAAAAGAAGCTGGTCGCGCTTTGGAAGAAGGCTTGGTTCACCCCGCCTATGACTATGTTCTCAAATGTTCACACACCTTTAACCTGCTTGACGCGCGTGGTGCCGT encodes the following:
- the glyQ gene encoding glycine--tRNA ligase subunit alpha, which translates into the protein MSKKLTFQEIILTLQQFWNDQGCMLMQAYDNEKGAGTMSPYTFLRAIGPEPWNAAYAEPSRRPADGRYGENPNRLYQHHQFQVVMKPSPSNIQELYLESLEKLGINPLEHDIRFVEDNWENPSTGSAGLGWEVWLDGMEITQFTYFQQVGGLATGPVTAEVTYGLERLASYIQEVDSVYDIEWADGVKYGEIFIQPEYEHSKYSFEISDQEMLLENFDKFEKEAGRALEEGLVHPAYDYVLKCSHTFNLLDARGAVSVTERAGYIARIRNLARVVAKTFVAERKRLGYPLLDEATRAKLLAEDAE